A stretch of Wenzhouxiangella sp. XN24 DNA encodes these proteins:
- a CDS encoding Na+/H+ antiporter subunit E: MPANTRHAPAARDPARWQDGLRRVLLFAVLWWILAEGAVDSLAVGVPFVLLGAWLSLVLWGARSFSLRGLARFLPWFAYQSLAGATDVAMRAFRPAMPLHPGLVHCRLRLPTDGSRIALADVVSMLPGTLSADLDGEELVIHALDTRRDMQAMVTDLEPRIAALFGLDASFQEIPENAS, from the coding sequence ATGCCCGCAAACACGCGCCACGCGCCCGCCGCCCGGGACCCTGCCCGCTGGCAGGACGGGTTGCGGCGCGTGCTGCTGTTTGCCGTGCTCTGGTGGATTCTCGCCGAGGGAGCCGTAGACAGCCTGGCCGTTGGCGTGCCCTTCGTGTTGCTTGGAGCGTGGCTCAGCCTGGTGTTGTGGGGTGCGCGTTCCTTCTCCCTGCGGGGCCTGGCGCGCTTCCTGCCATGGTTCGCCTACCAGTCCCTCGCCGGCGCGACGGATGTCGCGATGCGGGCCTTTCGCCCTGCAATGCCACTGCACCCGGGCCTGGTCCATTGCCGCCTGCGCCTGCCGACCGACGGCAGCCGGATCGCCCTGGCCGATGTGGTGAGCATGTTGCCCGGCACGCTGAGCGCGGATCTCGACGGCGAAGAACTCGTCATTCACGCCCTGGACACGCGCCGTGACATGCAGGCGATGGTGACGGATCTCGAGCCGCGCATTGCCGCCTTGTTCGGGCTGGACGCCTCGTTCCAGGAAATCCCGGAGAACGCGTCATGA
- a CDS encoding monovalent cation/H+ antiporter complex subunit F produces MNVLLLGVATFLLFNLAAGLWRVMRGPTAADRMLAAQLFGTTAVAVLLLLAEGMEEAELRDIALVFALLAAVAAVAFVRRVWSPGARHDAD; encoded by the coding sequence ATGAACGTTCTGCTCCTGGGTGTTGCCACGTTCCTGTTGTTCAACCTGGCCGCCGGCCTGTGGCGCGTGATGCGCGGCCCGACCGCTGCCGATCGAATGCTCGCCGCGCAGCTGTTCGGCACGACGGCCGTCGCGGTATTGCTGCTACTCGCGGAAGGCATGGAGGAAGCGGAGCTGCGGGATATTGCGCTGGTGTTCGCCCTGCTGGCGGCGGTGGCCGCCGTGGCCTTCGTGCGCCGCGTATGGAGTCCGGGAGCCAGGCATGACGCCGATTGA
- a CDS encoding DUF4040 domain-containing protein yields the protein MSAGLVLDGLLAAILIWLAWAALSSRDLFRAIVLFIAFGLVLSMAWARLGAPDVALAEAAIGAGLTGALLLATWGRLRGRKTSEEQPHARPHQGEDDAD from the coding sequence ATGAGCGCCGGCCTGGTACTCGACGGCCTGCTCGCCGCCATTCTCATCTGGCTGGCCTGGGCGGCGTTGTCCAGCCGTGACCTGTTCCGCGCGATCGTCCTCTTTATCGCATTCGGCCTGGTGCTTTCGATGGCCTGGGCGCGGCTCGGCGCACCCGATGTGGCACTGGCCGAGGCGGCGATCGGCGCCGGCCTGACGGGCGCCTTGCTGCTGGCGACCTGGGGCCGCCTGCGTGGCCGGAAAACAAGCGAAGAACAGCCGCACGCGCGGCCACACCAGGGTGAAGACGATGCGGACTGA
- a CDS encoding NADH-quinone oxidoreductase subunit K has protein sequence MNGLTVFALTGIGLLVIGVWALVLRAHLIRKVLALNVMGSGAFLLLVGAGAGAAPDPVPQAMVITGIVVTVSATALALALVLRIDAATGKPTLPEDRDRDLMDEDWQ, from the coding sequence GTGAACGGCTTGACCGTCTTCGCCCTCACCGGGATCGGCCTGCTGGTGATCGGCGTATGGGCGCTGGTGTTGCGAGCCCACCTGATCCGCAAGGTGCTCGCCCTCAACGTGATGGGCAGCGGCGCGTTCCTGTTGCTGGTCGGCGCCGGCGCCGGCGCCGCGCCGGACCCGGTTCCACAGGCGATGGTGATCACCGGGATCGTGGTCACGGTATCCGCGACGGCGCTGGCGCTCGCACTGGTGTTGCGCATCGACGCCGCCACCGGCAAGCCGACGCTGCCGGAAGACCGGGATCGGGATCTCATGGACGAGGACTGGCAGTAG
- a CDS encoding MnhB domain-containing protein produces the protein MRTERGTHEPGVMLRGMLAVLLLGVASGLCWLLWATPLAPGLDDAVRAALAQSGVENPVTAVLLNFRGYDTLLEIAVMTSTLVGVWALGPAPKLHERPPSPVLLGLDSVLIPLSAVICGYLLWVGATRAGGAFQAGSVLAATGVLFILSGRRPRIGLPHAPMRWGVVLGLATFLVVALAVMGDGRQFLEYPPGSAKTLILVIEAAATLSIAVILAGLFIGGRPGDEP, from the coding sequence ATGCGGACTGAGCGGGGCACGCATGAACCTGGCGTCATGCTGCGCGGGATGCTCGCGGTATTGCTCCTCGGCGTCGCCTCCGGATTGTGCTGGCTGCTGTGGGCCACGCCGCTGGCGCCCGGACTCGACGACGCGGTGCGCGCCGCGTTGGCACAGAGCGGCGTCGAGAACCCGGTGACCGCGGTGCTGCTCAATTTCCGGGGCTATGACACCCTGCTGGAGATCGCCGTGATGACCTCGACGCTGGTCGGCGTCTGGGCGCTGGGTCCGGCGCCGAAGTTGCATGAGCGGCCGCCGAGCCCGGTGCTGCTCGGCCTGGACAGCGTCCTCATTCCCTTGTCCGCGGTGATCTGCGGCTACCTGCTCTGGGTGGGGGCGACACGTGCGGGTGGCGCCTTCCAGGCCGGCTCCGTGCTTGCGGCTACCGGGGTCTTGTTCATCCTTTCCGGGCGGCGCCCGCGCATCGGCCTGCCTCATGCGCCGATGCGCTGGGGCGTGGTCCTTGGACTCGCGACGTTTCTCGTCGTGGCCCTCGCCGTGATGGGCGACGGCCGGCAGTTTCTCGAGTATCCGCCCGGCTCCGCCAAGACATTGATCCTCGTGATCGAGGCGGCCGCGACCCTTTCGATCGCCGTGATTCTCGCCGGGCTGTTCATCGGCGGCCGGCCGGGTGACGAGCCGTGA
- a CDS encoding proton-conducting transporter membrane subunit, producing the protein MIDWLAEAPWMLLAIALPLLGALLAFLWPRHAAPIGLAGAFMSAGAALAVLLQVAFGGPRRYEAGGWGAPLGIDLWADGLSVLMLAMTAVVGTAVSVYARVYLADSPDKVRRFWPLWLFTWAALNALFQAADVFNLYVTLELLGLSAVALVALTGTGPALWGAMRYLLVSLLGSLAYLVGVVLLYHLYGTLDLALLGERADGGLALAIPLGAMVAGLLLKIGLFPFHVWLPPAHGSARAPVSAVLSGLVVKGAFYLLLRLWFTFSPEGEGLPILLGSLGAFAVFWGSIQALRQERLKLLVAYSTVAQLGYLFIAFPLAGLDPALAWGGSIYLALSHALAKGAMFLAAGSIMMQGGHDEIAELDRVVDRMPLSLAAFALAGISLAGLPPSGGFVGKWMLLQSAMAQGLWFWALVMIVGGVLTASYVFRVLGFAFTRSPHEHESHNVPRTMEWTALLLALGAVLLGFVAPWALPLLDGVLP; encoded by the coding sequence ATGATTGACTGGCTTGCCGAAGCACCCTGGATGCTGCTCGCGATCGCGCTGCCGCTGCTCGGCGCGCTGCTGGCATTCCTGTGGCCCCGTCACGCCGCCCCGATCGGACTGGCCGGCGCGTTCATGAGCGCGGGCGCGGCGCTCGCGGTGCTCCTGCAGGTCGCCTTCGGCGGCCCGCGGCGCTATGAGGCGGGTGGCTGGGGCGCGCCGTTGGGCATCGACCTGTGGGCCGACGGACTGAGCGTGCTGATGCTGGCGATGACCGCCGTCGTGGGTACCGCCGTGAGCGTCTATGCGCGGGTGTACCTGGCGGATTCCCCGGACAAGGTGCGCCGTTTCTGGCCCTTGTGGTTGTTCACCTGGGCGGCGCTGAACGCGCTGTTCCAGGCCGCAGACGTCTTCAATCTTTATGTCACGCTGGAACTGCTCGGCCTGTCCGCCGTGGCGCTGGTGGCGCTCACCGGCACCGGACCCGCCCTCTGGGGCGCGATGCGTTATCTGCTGGTGAGCCTGCTCGGCTCGCTGGCATACCTGGTCGGCGTGGTGCTGCTGTATCACCTGTACGGCACGCTGGATCTCGCCCTGCTCGGCGAGCGCGCGGACGGTGGGCTGGCCCTGGCGATTCCGCTGGGGGCCATGGTCGCCGGATTACTGCTGAAGATCGGGCTGTTTCCCTTCCATGTCTGGCTGCCGCCGGCCCACGGCAGCGCGCGCGCGCCGGTGAGCGCGGTGTTGTCCGGCCTGGTCGTGAAGGGCGCGTTCTACCTGTTGCTGCGACTCTGGTTCACGTTCTCGCCGGAGGGCGAGGGGCTCCCGATCCTGCTCGGGTCGCTCGGTGCGTTCGCGGTCTTCTGGGGCTCCATCCAGGCGTTGCGACAGGAACGACTGAAACTGCTCGTGGCTTATTCGACGGTGGCCCAGCTCGGTTACCTGTTCATCGCCTTCCCGCTCGCCGGGTTGGATCCCGCGCTCGCCTGGGGCGGTTCGATTTACCTGGCCCTGTCTCATGCACTGGCCAAGGGCGCGATGTTCCTCGCGGCGGGCAGCATCATGATGCAGGGCGGTCATGACGAGATCGCGGAACTCGACCGCGTCGTGGATCGCATGCCGTTGTCGCTCGCCGCCTTCGCGCTGGCCGGCATCAGCCTGGCGGGACTGCCGCCGAGCGGGGGTTTCGTCGGCAAGTGGATGCTGCTGCAGAGCGCGATGGCGCAGGGCCTCTGGTTCTGGGCGCTGGTGATGATCGTCGGCGGGGTGCTGACGGCGAGCTACGTGTTCCGGGTGCTGGGATTCGCCTTTACGCGCTCGCCCCATGAGCATGAATCCCACAACGTGCCGCGCACCATGGAATGGACCGCGCTGCTGCTGGCGTTGGGCGCGGTGCTGCTCGGTTTCGTTGCGCCCTGGGCGCTGCCGCTGCTCGACGGGGTGCTGCCGTGA
- a CDS encoding class I SAM-dependent methyltransferase, whose amino-acid sequence MSHAYREDLSWIHDLGFGDLARNAGELLLRKLAEEGIDAGRVIDLGCGSGVLAAMVSDAGYDVLGIDLSPAMIELARERVPDGRFLCESLLKAELPSCVAVVAVGECFNYRFDESVSREALRGLFGRIHAALQPGGLLLFDAAEPGRLAGEEELKTHVDGGDWALLMSAEENPQARRLIRCITSFRRVGDLFRRDDECHEMELLPADELLADLSSTGFDAELLEDYAGYALPAGLRGFLAKARRID is encoded by the coding sequence ATGAGCCATGCCTACCGGGAAGACCTGTCCTGGATCCACGATCTCGGTTTCGGCGACCTCGCGCGCAACGCGGGCGAGTTGTTGCTGCGGAAACTGGCGGAGGAAGGCATCGACGCCGGACGGGTGATCGACCTCGGCTGCGGCTCGGGTGTCCTCGCGGCCATGGTGTCCGACGCGGGTTATGACGTGCTGGGCATCGACCTGTCGCCGGCGATGATCGAGCTGGCGCGTGAACGCGTACCCGACGGCCGGTTTCTCTGCGAATCGCTGCTGAAAGCCGAGCTGCCATCGTGCGTTGCGGTCGTGGCGGTGGGCGAGTGCTTCAACTATCGTTTTGACGAGAGTGTTTCTCGCGAGGCATTGCGCGGACTGTTCGGCCGGATTCACGCTGCGCTGCAGCCGGGTGGACTGTTGCTGTTCGATGCCGCCGAGCCCGGGCGCCTCGCGGGAGAAGAAGAACTGAAGACCCATGTGGACGGGGGTGACTGGGCGCTGCTGATGAGCGCCGAAGAAAACCCGCAGGCCCGTCGCCTGATCCGGTGCATCACGAGTTTTCGGCGCGTCGGCGACCTGTTCCGGCGCGATGACGAATGCCATGAAATGGAACTGCTGCCGGCCGACGAGTTGCTCGCCGACCTGTCGTCAACAGGTTTCGACGCTGAACTGCTCGAGGACTATGCGGGCTACGCCCTGCCCGCCGGCTTGAGGGGGTTCCTGGCGAAGGCTCGTCGTATCGACTGA
- the mnhG gene encoding monovalent cation/H(+) antiporter subunit G, which yields MTPIDFLSAGLVLAGAGFFFAGTVGMLRFPDVYSRLHALTKGDNAGLGLTVLGLALQAESLAVVGKLVMVWLLVLLAGATASHLIARSSLRRGIDPWTAR from the coding sequence ATGACGCCGATTGATTTCCTGAGCGCCGGCCTCGTCCTCGCGGGAGCCGGGTTCTTTTTCGCCGGCACCGTCGGCATGCTGCGCTTTCCCGACGTCTACAGTCGCCTGCACGCGCTGACGAAAGGGGACAACGCAGGCCTCGGCTTGACTGTGCTCGGCCTCGCGCTCCAGGCGGAATCCCTGGCCGTCGTCGGCAAGCTGGTGATGGTCTGGCTGCTGGTGCTGCTCGCCGGGGCCACGGCTTCACACCTGATCGCGCGCTCCAGCCTGCGGCGCGGCATCGACCCGTGGACCGCCCGATGA
- a CDS encoding proton-conducting transporter membrane subunit, whose amino-acid sequence MVLASSLVPGMIIFMLPEKAVALRTTLNLGGAILKIVLLVLMMIGVFHGVEYEFRLPLVPGLDFVLHADALSLMFVNLSAVLWLATTVYAIGYLEGSPNRSRFFGYFSLCVTATVGLAMAGNLLTFLVFYEALTLTTYPLVVHRGTEAARKAGRSYLAHTLFGGVLLLAGTVWLYSLTGTLEFVDRGFIAGRGIDPDVLRMIFVVLILGVGVKAAILPLHGWLPQAMVAPAPVSALLHAVAVVKAGAFGIVRIVYDVFGIEFAASLGVTLPLAILAAVTIIYASVRALFQDDLKRRLAFSTVSQVSYITLGVAIAGPIATIGGLVHLVHQGFMKITLFFCAGNFAETLGVHKVSEMRGIGRRMPWTMGAFTLAAFGMIGAPPMVGFISKWYLGLGALEVGQDWAVLVLAGSSLLNAAYFLPILRTAWFDPPPESWPEERSFGRKETAWALLIPPVMTAAATLVWGLFASMPGTPLDWVQFIAARKYAP is encoded by the coding sequence ATGGTGCTCGCCAGTTCGCTGGTCCCCGGCATGATCATCTTCATGCTGCCGGAGAAGGCCGTCGCGCTGCGCACGACGCTGAACCTCGGCGGCGCGATTCTCAAGATCGTGCTCCTCGTGCTGATGATGATCGGCGTATTCCACGGTGTCGAATACGAGTTCCGCCTGCCGCTGGTGCCGGGCCTGGATTTCGTCCTGCATGCCGACGCCCTGTCGCTGATGTTCGTGAACCTGTCGGCGGTGCTGTGGCTGGCCACCACGGTGTATGCCATCGGCTACCTCGAGGGTTCACCCAACCGCAGTCGTTTCTTCGGCTATTTCAGCCTGTGCGTGACCGCCACCGTCGGCCTGGCGATGGCGGGCAACCTGCTCACCTTCCTGGTCTTCTACGAGGCATTGACGCTGACGACGTATCCGCTCGTGGTCCACCGCGGCACCGAGGCGGCGCGCAAGGCCGGCCGCAGCTACCTGGCGCACACGCTGTTCGGCGGGGTGCTGCTGCTCGCGGGCACGGTATGGCTGTATTCGCTGACCGGCACGCTGGAGTTCGTCGACCGCGGATTCATCGCCGGGCGGGGGATCGATCCGGACGTGCTGCGCATGATCTTCGTGGTGCTGATTCTCGGCGTCGGCGTGAAAGCCGCCATCCTGCCGTTGCACGGCTGGCTGCCGCAGGCCATGGTGGCGCCCGCCCCGGTGAGCGCGTTGCTGCACGCGGTGGCGGTGGTCAAGGCCGGCGCATTCGGCATCGTGCGCATCGTCTACGACGTGTTCGGCATCGAGTTCGCCGCGAGCCTCGGCGTGACCCTGCCGCTCGCCATCCTGGCTGCCGTGACGATCATCTATGCTTCCGTGCGCGCCCTGTTCCAGGACGACCTGAAACGGCGCCTCGCGTTTTCCACGGTCAGCCAGGTGTCATACATCACGCTGGGGGTGGCCATCGCCGGGCCCATCGCGACCATCGGGGGGCTGGTGCATCTCGTGCACCAGGGTTTCATGAAGATCACGCTGTTTTTCTGCGCCGGCAATTTCGCCGAGACTCTCGGCGTGCACAAGGTCAGCGAAATGCGTGGCATCGGCCGGCGCATGCCCTGGACGATGGGGGCGTTCACGCTCGCGGCGTTCGGCATGATCGGCGCGCCGCCGATGGTCGGCTTCATCAGCAAGTGGTACCTGGGTCTCGGCGCGCTCGAGGTCGGGCAGGACTGGGCCGTGCTGGTGCTCGCCGGCAGCAGCCTGTTGAACGCCGCCTATTTCCTGCCGATCCTGCGCACGGCCTGGTTCGATCCGCCGCCGGAGTCCTGGCCGGAGGAGCGCTCCTTCGGGCGCAAGGAAACCGCGTGGGCACTGCTGATCCCGCCGGTGATGACCGCCGCCGCGACACTCGTCTGGGGCCTCTTCGCCTCGATGCCCGGCACGCCGCTCGACTGGGTGCAGTTCATCGCCGCCCGGAAGTACGCGCCATGA
- a CDS encoding proton-conducting transporter membrane subunit, which produces MSLLLALPLLPLAAALWFAARPVRAPSTAGWVVALVAAFPVTVAALMAPDRIALPELLVMRDAALVLDPLARAALLLFGGLWLAIGLLLTRPGVSDPPVVALLVALSGTLALSLAEGGPMVYAGMLAAGYGLYAVMAGESGGGWRSAGRTWVVLLVASDLLVFEMLLSSTAHPTAGPYLPALVMALFALVLRGGIPPAHGWLAPALGAVSLPTAVLLAAVPLGAAVFGGLKILPPAPPTVVLWCSVLGLVGAAWATVAGLAQVEARTTLAYATAATGALLLAGLPLGGTAAGGLAWPALALLASCAVIPLLALQPAGWPRDFTVAVVLLVHGLAGGHAAAGVAATLPPAVALLLPFATVAATLLLTVAARRTAVAKRAAESLEAARVALIPLVLGVAGLLLAWLAEPPGFASAWAAPVGITLGLVAFRLMPVRTRPAVPPGDLLGPVERLVSYLLRRTRILCRRNLARRRDRTAAWLRSCWDGRAWSRRVQRLDLVLRAWPATSLMMLLVAMSAAFLLAK; this is translated from the coding sequence ATGAGCCTGTTGCTGGCCTTGCCGCTGTTACCGCTGGCGGCCGCGTTGTGGTTCGCCGCCAGGCCCGTCCGGGCACCGTCGACCGCTGGCTGGGTCGTGGCGCTCGTGGCGGCCTTCCCGGTCACGGTGGCGGCGCTGATGGCGCCCGACAGGATTGCCCTCCCGGAGCTCCTCGTCATGCGCGACGCCGCGCTGGTGCTCGATCCGCTCGCCCGCGCGGCCTTGCTGTTGTTCGGCGGCCTGTGGCTGGCGATCGGCCTGTTGCTGACCCGGCCGGGGGTGAGCGATCCGCCGGTGGTCGCGCTGCTGGTGGCCTTGTCGGGGACCCTGGCGCTGTCTCTCGCGGAAGGCGGGCCCATGGTGTATGCGGGGATGCTCGCTGCCGGCTACGGCCTCTATGCGGTCATGGCGGGTGAGTCGGGTGGCGGCTGGCGCAGTGCGGGGCGCACATGGGTCGTGTTGCTGGTCGCAAGCGACCTGCTGGTCTTCGAGATGCTGCTCAGTTCGACCGCCCACCCGACAGCCGGCCCCTACCTTCCCGCCCTGGTGATGGCGCTCTTCGCGCTGGTGTTGCGTGGCGGAATTCCGCCGGCCCACGGCTGGCTCGCCCCCGCGCTCGGTGCGGTCAGCCTGCCGACCGCCGTGCTGCTGGCCGCGGTTCCACTGGGTGCGGCCGTGTTCGGAGGGCTGAAGATCCTGCCGCCGGCGCCGCCGACCGTCGTCCTGTGGTGCAGCGTGCTGGGCCTCGTGGGCGCGGCATGGGCGACCGTCGCCGGGCTTGCCCAGGTCGAAGCGCGGACGACCCTGGCGTATGCGACGGCGGCCACCGGTGCGCTGCTGCTGGCGGGGCTTCCCCTGGGCGGAACGGCTGCAGGCGGACTGGCGTGGCCGGCGCTCGCCCTGCTGGCATCCTGTGCGGTGATTCCGCTGCTCGCCCTGCAGCCGGCGGGCTGGCCACGTGACTTCACCGTTGCAGTCGTCCTGCTGGTGCATGGGCTCGCCGGGGGACACGCGGCGGCCGGGGTCGCCGCCACGTTGCCGCCCGCGGTCGCCCTGTTGCTGCCCTTTGCCACGGTGGCCGCGACCCTGCTGCTCACCGTGGCTGCACGGCGGACCGCCGTCGCGAAGCGGGCAGCCGAATCGCTCGAAGCCGCCCGGGTGGCGCTGATCCCGCTCGTCCTGGGCGTGGCCGGCCTGTTGCTCGCCTGGCTCGCCGAGCCGCCCGGCTTCGCCTCCGCCTGGGCCGCCCCGGTGGGCATCACGCTCGGCCTCGTGGCTTTCCGACTCATGCCGGTGCGGACCCGTCCCGCAGTACCGCCCGGCGACCTGCTCGGTCCTGTCGAGCGGCTCGTGTCTTACCTGCTGCGCCGGACGCGCATCCTGTGCCGACGAAATCTTGCGCGTCGTCGCGACCGGACGGCGGCCTGGTTACGCAGCTGCTGGGATGGCCGGGCGTGGTCCCGCCGCGTCCAGCGACTGGATCTCGTGCTGCGCGCCTGGCCGGCGACGAGCCTCATGATGCTGCTCGTGGCGATGAGTGCCGCTTTCCTGTTGGCGAAATGA
- a CDS encoding complex I subunit 5 family protein, whose protein sequence is MMLQASVLPLLLVAGPPLAALALGPLGRRSEAVRDVFMVAVTALALLGAAALVPLVTAHGAIHAEWPLLPGGLVFKVDHFGALFALFSAFVWFCATLYSLGYLRAQPRRNRFHAASLVVLAANLGVVLAGNLVTLFVFFELLGLVAFLLVVHAGTAEAKRAAVQYFWMTLLGGFALLAGVMIIVTMGDGTLTPIHVEEGQSGLRSAAAVLLLIGFGVKAGMVPLHVWLPNAHPVAPSPASALLSGVMIKAGAYGIFRCLSTLFRPGVGTDFADPAWQFSSVLGLAVVWLGILTMAVGVVLALGQRNAKRMLAYHSISQVGFILVGIGAGAYLLEDGAMGTAGGLLHTVNHALFKALLFLGVGVVSLRTGQLDMYALGGLWRRMPVTFALMLVAAAGITGLPPFNGFVSKCLVHHALVAAQAAQGGIALRLAEGVYLLVCAGTVASFIKLIGLVFVAPARTRWGAEVREASPGMLVAMTLLACPVILLGLRPELLLKGMIAPGLAWWSMPHAAIDHYLAHYYLAPRDVLTAFATFGLGAAIFAIGTRMGVFHLRGPRWMSVARAYGAIARGSVRACVGTAFVYARFQHRLAWSLREIRRLLWQVAHQAGQARRRFVETVLAGVAATAEQAFLESAWLLLDEERVATTNAAASRLLEQARTDGAASPVRAVPPMESARAIAGLLAGALFEARLALLRRIGDAHGAAAQHTALDALYREFPATRAAIAAAAAELAPAHDAGEPPGPEVASILGPLLTRERLAVPAAWHPAPGAIEDGSADVPQLEFSLAAWLLDIGRLALSQLRQPLSARSSAETLDAQPGIVFARRKIQRYGRDISLNVATMFVLLVLLAGALWLGRSG, encoded by the coding sequence ATGATGCTCCAGGCATCGGTTCTGCCCCTGTTGCTGGTAGCCGGCCCGCCGCTGGCGGCACTCGCCCTGGGACCGCTGGGGCGGCGCTCGGAGGCCGTGCGCGATGTGTTCATGGTCGCAGTCACCGCGCTGGCGCTGCTCGGGGCCGCGGCGCTGGTGCCGCTCGTGACCGCGCACGGGGCGATCCATGCGGAGTGGCCGTTGCTGCCGGGCGGGCTGGTATTCAAGGTCGATCATTTCGGCGCGCTGTTCGCGTTGTTCAGCGCCTTCGTCTGGTTCTGCGCCACGCTCTATTCGCTGGGCTACCTGCGGGCGCAACCGCGGCGCAATCGCTTCCATGCCGCTTCGCTGGTGGTGCTTGCGGCCAATCTCGGCGTGGTGCTGGCGGGAAACCTGGTGACCCTGTTCGTGTTCTTCGAGTTGCTCGGCCTGGTCGCGTTCCTGCTCGTCGTCCACGCCGGCACGGCCGAGGCGAAACGGGCCGCGGTGCAGTATTTCTGGATGACGCTGCTCGGGGGCTTCGCCTTGCTGGCGGGCGTCATGATCATCGTCACGATGGGTGACGGCACGCTGACGCCGATTCACGTGGAGGAAGGGCAGTCCGGCTTGCGCAGCGCGGCGGCCGTGCTGCTGTTGATCGGTTTCGGCGTGAAGGCCGGCATGGTGCCGTTGCATGTCTGGCTGCCCAACGCGCACCCGGTGGCGCCTTCGCCGGCCAGTGCGCTCTTGTCCGGCGTCATGATCAAGGCCGGCGCCTACGGCATCTTCCGTTGCCTCTCGACCCTGTTCCGCCCTGGCGTCGGCACCGACTTCGCGGATCCGGCATGGCAGTTCAGCAGCGTCCTCGGTCTCGCGGTCGTGTGGCTCGGGATCCTGACCATGGCGGTGGGCGTGGTGCTCGCGCTCGGCCAGCGCAACGCGAAACGGATGCTCGCTTATCACAGCATCAGCCAGGTGGGCTTCATCCTGGTGGGGATCGGCGCCGGCGCCTACCTGCTGGAGGACGGCGCCATGGGTACGGCGGGCGGCCTGTTGCACACGGTAAACCACGCGCTGTTCAAGGCATTGCTGTTTCTCGGCGTCGGCGTCGTGTCGTTGCGCACCGGGCAGCTCGACATGTACGCGCTCGGTGGCTTGTGGCGACGGATGCCGGTCACCTTCGCGCTGATGCTGGTTGCGGCCGCCGGGATCACGGGCTTGCCGCCGTTCAATGGTTTCGTCAGCAAGTGCCTGGTTCATCATGCGCTGGTCGCCGCGCAGGCCGCACAAGGAGGTATCGCGCTGCGCCTCGCCGAGGGCGTCTACCTGCTGGTCTGCGCCGGCACCGTAGCCTCCTTCATCAAGCTGATCGGCCTGGTGTTCGTCGCGCCTGCGCGCACCCGGTGGGGCGCCGAGGTGCGGGAGGCGTCCCCCGGGATGCTGGTGGCGATGACGTTGCTGGCGTGTCCGGTGATTCTGCTCGGCTTGCGGCCCGAGCTGCTGCTGAAGGGCATGATCGCGCCGGGATTGGCATGGTGGTCGATGCCGCATGCCGCCATCGACCATTACCTGGCCCACTATTACCTCGCGCCGCGCGATGTGCTCACTGCTTTTGCCACCTTCGGACTGGGCGCGGCCATCTTCGCCATCGGCACCCGGATGGGCGTTTTCCATCTGCGCGGTCCCAGGTGGATGAGCGTCGCACGAGCCTACGGGGCGATCGCGCGGGGCAGCGTCCGCGCCTGTGTCGGAACCGCCTTCGTATACGCCCGGTTCCAGCATCGCCTGGCCTGGAGCTTGCGCGAGATACGACGCCTGCTCTGGCAGGTTGCGCACCAGGCAGGGCAGGCCAGGCGCCGCTTCGTCGAAACGGTGTTGGCCGGAGTTGCCGCAACGGCGGAGCAGGCATTCCTGGAATCGGCGTGGCTGCTGCTGGACGAGGAACGCGTCGCCACGACCAATGCAGCTGCCTCGCGTCTTCTTGAGCAGGCGCGCACAGACGGTGCGGCAAGTCCGGTGCGTGCGGTTCCGCCGATGGAATCTGCCCGGGCGATCGCCGGGTTGTTGGCCGGCGCGTTGTTCGAGGCCCGGCTAGCCTTGTTGCGGCGGATCGGCGATGCACACGGTGCGGCCGCGCAGCACACGGCGCTCGACGCGCTTTACCGTGAATTTCCCGCGACCCGGGCGGCGATCGCCGCGGCCGCGGCCGAACTGGCGCCTGCGCATGACGCGGGTGAACCCCCCGGCCCGGAAGTGGCGTCGATTCTCGGACCGCTGCTGACCCGCGAGCGCCTGGCCGTGCCGGCAGCCTGGCATCCGGCGCCGGGTGCGATCGAAGACGGGAGCGCGGATGTCCCGCAACTGGAATTCAGCCTCGCCGCGTGGCTGCTGGACATCGGGCGCCTGGCGCTTTCCCAGCTCCGCCAGCCGCTGTCTGCGCGATCCAGTGCCGAGACGCTGGATGCCCAGCCGGGCATCGTGTTCGCCCGGCGAAAAATACAGCGTTACGGGCGGGACATCAGCCTGAACGTGGCGACGATGTTTGTACTGCTGGTGTTGCTGGCTGGCGCACTCTGGCTGGGGCGGAGCGGCTGA